The genomic DNA NNNNNNNNNNNNNNNNNNNTGCGGGTTTGGGCAGCTCCGGAGCTGcgtgaggaggaaggaaatcGACCCCAAATGGACAAGAATTGACCCCAGATGGACCCAAATCGACCCAAAATCGACCCAAATCGGACCCAAAATGGACCCAAATTGACTTCAAATGGACCCAAAGTGGACCCAAATCGACCCAAACAGACCCAAAATTGACCCCAAATCGGACCCGAATCAACCCCAAATCGGACCCGAATCGACCCCAAATCGGACCCGAATCGACCCCAAATCGGACCCCAAACCGGACCCGATTTGACCCCAAATCAACCCAAAGTGGACCCAAAGTGGACCCAAATTGACCCCGAATGGACGCGAATTGACCCCGAATGGATCCAAATTGACCGCGAATGGACCCAAATTGACCCCGAATGGACCCAAACAGACCCAAAATCAACCCCAAAGTGGACCCGAATTGACCCCAAATGGACCCAAATCGGACCCAAATCGACCCAAAGTGGACCCAAATCGACTCCAAATGGACCCAAAGTGGACCCAAATCAACTCCAAATGGACCCAAAGTGGACCCAAGTGGACCCAAAGTGGACCTGAATCGACCCAAAGTGGACCCCAAATGGACCCAAAGTGGACCCCAAATGGGACCAAAATGGACCCCAAATGGACCCAAAGTGGACCCAAATCGACCCCAAATGGACCCGAATCGACCCCAAATGGACCCAAATCGACCCCAAATGGACCCCAAAAGGACCTGAATCGACCCCAAACGGACCCAAATGGACCCATTTTTGCTCAACCACCACAAGGAAAAGCGCCGGCCGCCTCTCTCCCTTTTTACCTCGGCTCACCCTCACGTCAAGATCTCCGGCGCCGTCTCCTCCCCTCCTTGGTGCTTCTCCATCACCTGCAGCACGTCCTCCAGGATGGACGGCCCCAAATCCACgtggagggagaggagggagccGGCGTGCGAGAGGAAGGGCTcggggctgccctgctcctcgGCGAAGCCGTTCTGTGGGCTGCGAGGATGCGGGGCAGCAGCAACGGCGGCCGCTTTGTCATCCAGGTGGAGCCTTGGGGGTTTCGGGGGGGCTTGGGCGGAAGGAAGGGTCAAGGCTTGCGGCCCTCCGATGACGGGCAACGAAATGGCGTTCTTGAGGAGGGGAGAGGACGTTTCGGATGCCGGCTCGCGACCGGAGACGGTGGCCGTCCTGGAGAAGGCGAAGGGAGCCGCCTCGGGGCTGTCCCTGTCGGAATCGAAGCCGCTCTCGGTCCTGGGGAGGAGGTGGAATTTCCCCTGGAGGAAGGAGATGTCGCCGAACATGTCGCTCTCGCCGCCGCTGCCGATGTGGATGGTGTGGCGGAAGTCCCCCAGCGGGGGGCTGATCATGTCGGACGAGAGGATGTCGCGCAGCttctccttcttgcccttcctGCTGCCGCGCTTCAGGTAGATGGGGGCTTTGGTGGACATGGCCGAGGATCCCCAGCCTCCCCTCCGCGCCGGATGGAGCGCCAACCTGCggaaaaaagaggggaaaatgggTTAAAAAAGGCGCTCGGAAGCAGAGCAGACCGCGCTGGGCTGGATCGTGACGCGGCCCAGGAGCTCTGTGACGTTGGGTTTAGGAGGAAACTGccaaaaaaggaggaaaaataggAGGAAGATGNNNNNNNNNNNNNNNNNNNNNNNNNNNNNNNNNNNNNNNNNNNNNNNNNNNNNNNNNNNNNNNNNNNNNNNNNNNNNNNNNNNNNNNNNNNNNNNNNNNNNNNNNNNNNNNNNNNNNNNNNNNNNNNNNNNNNNNNNNNNNNNNNNNNNNNNNNNNNNNNNNNNNNNNNNNNNNNNNNNNNNNNNNNNNNNNNNNNNNNNNNNNNNNNNNNNNNNNNNNNNNNNNNNNNNNNNNNNNNNNNNNNNNNNNNNNNNNNNNNNNNNNNNNNNNNNNNNNNNNNNNNNNNNNNNNNNNNNNNNNNNNNNNNNNNNNNNNNNNNNNNNNNNNNNNNNNNNNNNNNNNNNNNNNNNNNNNNNNNNNNNNNNNNNNNNNNNNNNNNNNNNNNNNNNNNNNNNNNNNNNNNNNNNNNNNNNNNNNNNNNNNNNNNNNNNNNNNNNNNNNNNNNNNNNNNNNNNNNNNNNNNNNNNNNNNNNNNNNNNNNNNNNNNNNNNNNNNNNNNNNNNNNNNNNNNNNNNNNNNNNNNNNNNNNNNNNNNNNNNNNNNNNNNNNNNNNNNNNNNNNNNNNNNNNNNNNNNNNNNNNNNNNNNNNNNNNNNNNNNNNNNNNNNNNNNNNNNNNNNNNNNNNNNNNNNNNNNNNNNNNNNNNNNNNNNNNNNNNNNNNNNNNNNNNNNNNNNNNNNNNNNNNNNNNNNNNNNNNNNNNNNNNNNNNNNNNNNNNNNNNNNNNNNNNNNNNNNNNNNNNNNNNNNNNNNNNNNNNNNNNNNNNNNNNNNNNNNNNNNNNNNNNNNNNNNNNNNNNNNNNNNNNNNNNNNNNNNNNNNNNNNNNNNNNNNNNNNNNNNNNNNNNNNNNNNNNNNNNNNNNNNNNNNNNNNNNNNNNNNNNNNNNNNNNNNNNNNNNNNNNNNNNNNNNNNNNNNNNNNNNNNNNNNNNNNNNNNNNNNNNNNNNNNNNNNNNNNNNNNNNNNNNNNNNNNNNNNNNNNNNNNNNNNNNNNNNNNNNNNNNNNNNNNNNNNNNNNNNNNNNNNNNNNNNNNNNNNNNNNNNNNNNNNNNNNNNNNNNNNNNNNNNNNNNNNNNNNNNNNNNNNNNNNNNNNNNNNNNNNNNNNNNNNNNNNNNNNNNNNNNNNNNNNNNNNNNNNNNNNNNNNNNNNNNNNNNNNNNNNNNNNNNNNNNNNNNNNNNNNNNNNNNNNNNNNNNNNNNNNNNNNNNNNNNNNNNNNNNNNNNNNNNNNNNNNNNNNNNNNNNNNNNNNNNNNNNNNNNNNNNNNNNNNNNNNNNNNNNNNNNNNNNNNNNNNNNNNNNNNNNNNNNNNNNNNNNNNNNNNNNNNNNNNNNNNNNNNNNNNNNNNNNNNNNNNNNNNNNNNNNNNNNNNNNNNNNNNNNNNNNNNNNNNNNNNNNNNNNNNNNNNNNNNNNNNNNNNNNNNNNNNNNNNNNNNNNNNNNNNNNNNNNNNNNNNNNNNNNNNNNNNNNNNNNNNNNNNNNNNNNNNNNNNNNNNNNNNNNNNNNNNNNNNNNNNNNNNNNNNNNNNNNNNNNNNNNNNNNNNNNNNNNNNNNNNNNNNNNNNNNNNNNNNNNNNNNNNNNNNNNNNNNNNNNNNNNNNNNNNNNNNNNNNNNNNNNNNNNNNNNNNNNNNNNNNNNNNNNNNNNNNNNNNNNNNNNNNNNNNNNNNNNNNNNNNNNNNNNNNNNNNNNNNNNNNNNNNNNNNNNNNNNNNNNNNNNNNNNNNNNNNNNNNNNNNNNNNNNNNNNNNNNNNNNNNNNNNNNNNNNNNNNNNNNNNNNNNNNNNNNNNNNNNNNNNNNNNNNNNNNNNNNNNNNNNNNNNNNNNNNNNNNNNNNNNNNNNNNNNNNNNNNNNNNNNNNNNNNNNNNNNNNNNNNNNNNNNNNNNNNNNNNNNNNNNNNNNNNNNNNNNNNNNNNNNNNNN from Numida meleagris isolate 19003 breed g44 Domestic line unplaced genomic scaffold, NumMel1.0 unplaced_Scaffold411, whole genome shotgun sequence includes the following:
- the CDC42EP2 gene encoding cdc42 effector protein 2, whose protein sequence is MSTKAPIYLKRGSRKGKKEKLRDILSSDMISPPLGDFRHTIHIGSGGESDMFGDISFLQGKFHLLPRTESGFDSDRDSPEAAPFAFSRTATVSGREPASETSSPLLKNAISLPVIGGPQALTLPSAQAPPKPPRLHLDDKAAAVAAAPHPRSPQNGFAEEQGSPEPFLSHAGSLLSLHVDLGPSILEDVLQVMEKHQGGEETAPEILT